The following are from one region of the Dreissena polymorpha isolate Duluth1 chromosome 2, UMN_Dpol_1.0, whole genome shotgun sequence genome:
- the LOC127869258 gene encoding ras-related protein Rab-8A-like isoform X1 — protein sequence MRKTYDYLFKILLVGDGDVGKTQILFRFSEDAYNALFVSTIGIDFKIRSIELDGKIVKLQIWDTAGQERFQTISTSYYRGAMGIMLIYDICNAKSFDNIAGYHEHMKQHACPGFEIMLLGNNCHMEDKRQVNKDTGERFAAQHKMSFMEVSADANINIQEAFFTLARLILNKKEVSIGSDDCGHEDGSDECVQEDGSEEYRPGNACVVQ from the exons ATGAGGAAAACATACGACTATCTCTTCAAAATTCTTCTGGTCGGTGATGGCGATGTTGGGAAGACACAAATTTTGTTTCGGTTTTCAGAAGACGCCTATAACGCCCTATTCGTTTCCACTATAG GAATAGATTTCAAGATTCGATCTATTGAGTTAGATGGAAAAATCGTCAAACTTCAGATATG GGATACAGCCGGCCAAGAGCGGTTTCAGACGATTTCAACTTCGTACTATAGAGGAGCTATG GGGATCATGCTAATTTACGACATATGCAACGCAAAATCATTTGATAACATCGCTGGTTATCATGAGCACATGAAACAG CATGCATGCCCTGGTTTTGAGATAATGCTGCTAGGTAACAACTGTCATATGGAAGACAAGAGACAAGTAAACAAGGACACAGGAGAAAGG TTCGCAGCACAACACAAAATGTCATTCATGGAAGTCAGCGCCGATGCGAACATCAACATACAGGAAGCATTTTTCACGCTTGCTAGACTGATCCTGAATAAAAAGGAG gtTTCAATCGGTTCGGATGACTGCGGGCACGAGGACGGGTCAGATGAATGTGTCCAGGAAGATGGTTCTGAAGAGTATCGACCTGGGAATGCATGTGTTGTGCAATAA
- the LOC127869258 gene encoding ras-related protein Rab-8B-like isoform X2: MRKTYDYLFKILLVGDGDVGKTQILFRFSEDAYNALFVSTIGIDFKIRSIELDGKIVKLQIWDTAGQERFQTISTSYYRGAMGIMLIYDICNAKSFDNIAGYHEHMKQHACPGFEIMLLGNNCHMEDKRQVNKDTGERVSIGSDDCGHEDGSDECVQEDGSEEYRPGNACVVQ, from the exons ATGAGGAAAACATACGACTATCTCTTCAAAATTCTTCTGGTCGGTGATGGCGATGTTGGGAAGACACAAATTTTGTTTCGGTTTTCAGAAGACGCCTATAACGCCCTATTCGTTTCCACTATAG GAATAGATTTCAAGATTCGATCTATTGAGTTAGATGGAAAAATCGTCAAACTTCAGATATG GGATACAGCCGGCCAAGAGCGGTTTCAGACGATTTCAACTTCGTACTATAGAGGAGCTATG GGGATCATGCTAATTTACGACATATGCAACGCAAAATCATTTGATAACATCGCTGGTTATCATGAGCACATGAAACAG CATGCATGCCCTGGTTTTGAGATAATGCTGCTAGGTAACAACTGTCATATGGAAGACAAGAGACAAGTAAACAAGGACACAGGAGAAAGG gtTTCAATCGGTTCGGATGACTGCGGGCACGAGGACGGGTCAGATGAATGTGTCCAGGAAGATGGTTCTGAAGAGTATCGACCTGGGAATGCATGTGTTGTGCAATAA